Proteins found in one Amycolatopsis umgeniensis genomic segment:
- a CDS encoding esterase/lipase family protein has translation MRTTKSLAAAFLAAALALICASPANADEKLPVPWTLAAALPAQAANPGGPPPGANDFGCRPGAAHPNPVVLAHGLGANQTVNWQTFGPLLKNNGYCVFSLTYGVPGKPLPIYQPGGLLPMEQSAKELSAFVDKVLGATGASKVDILGHSEGTLMPSYYVKFLGGASKVDKYVSLTPLWDGTTLFGASHLYALAGALGLAPGINGILDPVCGSCRQFLRGSEFLTNLRSGNGVFQPGVTYTNILTRYDEAVVPYTSGLGKGPNVKNIVLQDRCLLDLAEHAGVAADRNAAGHVLNALDPAHAKPVPCVPATPIGS, from the coding sequence ATGCGGACGACGAAGTCCCTTGCCGCCGCCTTCCTGGCCGCGGCCCTTGCCCTGATCTGCGCTTCACCGGCGAACGCCGACGAGAAACTCCCCGTTCCGTGGACACTCGCCGCGGCCCTGCCCGCGCAGGCGGCGAATCCCGGCGGCCCGCCACCCGGCGCGAACGACTTCGGCTGCCGTCCGGGCGCGGCCCATCCGAATCCGGTCGTGCTCGCCCACGGCCTCGGCGCCAACCAGACAGTGAACTGGCAGACGTTCGGCCCCTTGCTCAAGAACAACGGGTACTGCGTCTTCTCACTGACCTACGGAGTCCCCGGGAAGCCGCTGCCGATTTACCAGCCCGGCGGGCTCCTGCCGATGGAACAGAGCGCGAAGGAACTGTCGGCGTTCGTCGACAAGGTCCTCGGGGCGACCGGAGCGTCCAAGGTGGACATCCTCGGGCACTCCGAGGGCACGCTGATGCCTTCCTATTACGTGAAGTTCCTCGGCGGCGCGTCCAAAGTGGACAAGTACGTCAGCCTGACCCCGCTTTGGGACGGCACGACCCTGTTCGGCGCCTCGCATCTCTACGCGCTCGCGGGCGCGCTGGGGCTCGCACCCGGGATCAACGGCATCCTCGACCCGGTCTGCGGCTCGTGCCGTCAGTTCCTGCGCGGTTCGGAGTTCCTCACGAACCTGCGCTCCGGCAACGGCGTCTTCCAGCCGGGCGTGACGTACACGAACATCCTGACCCGCTACGACGAAGCCGTCGTCCCGTACACGAGCGGGCTCGGGAAGGGACCGAACGTGAAGAACATCGTCCTGCAGGACCGCTGCCTGCTGGACCTGGCCGAGCACGCCGGGGTCGCCGCCGACCGCAACGCGGCCGGGCACGTCCTCAACGCGCTCGACCCGGCGCACGCGAAGCCCGTCCCGTGCGTGCCCGCGACCCCGATCGGGAGCTGA
- a CDS encoding WhiB family transcriptional regulator: protein METNQSSWRVNASCRDTDPDGLFVRGAEQNRAKAVCLGCPVRTECLAEALDGRINFGIWGGMTERERRALLRRRPDVTSWADLLEAAKRSFTGIDEEEDVRVRVS, encoded by the coding sequence ATGGAAACCAACCAGTCGAGCTGGCGAGTAAATGCGTCGTGCCGCGACACCGATCCGGACGGCCTGTTCGTCCGGGGAGCGGAACAGAACCGGGCCAAGGCGGTCTGCCTCGGTTGCCCGGTCAGGACGGAATGCCTCGCGGAAGCGCTCGATGGCCGGATCAACTTCGGTATCTGGGGAGGTATGACCGAACGGGAACGGCGGGCGCTGCTGAGGCGGCGGCCGGACGTGACCAGCTGGGCGGACCTGCTTGAAGCGGCGAAGCGCAGTTTCACCGGGATAGACGAAGAGGAAGACGTACGCGTCCGAGTCTCGTGA
- a CDS encoding DUF4177 domain-containing protein, giving the protein MSATKWEYATVPLLIHATKQILDQWGEDGWELVTVLPNPTGEQHVAYLKRAKN; this is encoded by the coding sequence ATGAGCGCCACCAAGTGGGAGTACGCGACCGTCCCCCTGTTGATCCACGCCACCAAGCAGATCCTCGACCAGTGGGGCGAGGACGGCTGGGAGCTCGTCACCGTGCTCCCGAACCCGACCGGCGAGCAGCACGTCGCCTACCTCAAACGAGCCAAGAACTGA
- a CDS encoding RidA family protein, with amino-acid sequence MTWSDRLAELGIELPGVAAPLAAYVPAVRTGSYVYTSGQLPFVKGELEATGKVGAEVSPEEAKQYARTSILNALAAVDSIAGIDNVVRVVKVVGFVASAEGFTGQPAVINGASELLGEIFGESGIHARSAVGVAELPIGAPVEIELIVEVK; translated from the coding sequence ATGACCTGGAGCGATCGACTCGCCGAGCTCGGTATCGAACTTCCCGGCGTCGCCGCCCCGCTGGCGGCCTACGTGCCCGCCGTCCGCACCGGTTCGTACGTCTACACGTCGGGGCAGCTGCCCTTCGTCAAGGGTGAGCTCGAAGCGACCGGCAAGGTCGGTGCCGAGGTCAGCCCCGAAGAGGCGAAGCAGTACGCGCGGACTTCGATCCTCAACGCGCTCGCCGCGGTCGATTCGATCGCCGGCATCGACAACGTCGTGCGTGTGGTCAAGGTCGTCGGGTTCGTCGCGTCCGCGGAGGGCTTCACCGGTCAGCCCGCGGTGATCAACGGGGCGTCCGAGCTGCTCGGCGAGATCTTCGGCGAGTCGGGTATCCACGCCCGCTCGGCCGTCGGGGTCGCCGAGCTGCCGATCGGGGCGCCGGTCGAGATCGAACTGATCGTGGAGGTGAAGTGA
- a CDS encoding transglycosylase domain-containing protein, whose product MRKTDGLLKLIGLCVLAGVLVAGMLFPVAGAAGVLSNQASETVDKTSSDLADIPPPLVTTITDNTGKQIATLYKQFRIPTNETQINDAMKWALISVEDKRFYEHNGVDWKGTLRAAVSNSTGGDTQGASTLTQQYVKNYLINVVYRDDKPGQKRAQEQSVARKLKEARIAIQLETKLNKMQILTGYLNVVEFSREIFGVGAAAQAYFNTPVEKLTVPQAALLAGLVNNPIVNDPWKYPAKATERRNLVLDRMVDNQKLAKADAERFKREPLGVVEGGPQKPASNCTGAGTENGFFCQYVEDYLLKNGMTKDDLYTGGYQIKTTLDERANHEAKMSAEAQVKKTQENVANTLSLVKPGKDRHEVVALAANRDYGLHEEQGQTTFALPSGVYNTAGAGSAYKVFTAAAAMEAGVAGINSSLPVPDLYVSNVYAGGPKKCPVAPRPPAGPGGNWYCVGNAGDYNPAGGAMSMQQALATSPNTAFVALEDRIGNTGPVVEMARKLGMRDTMASNRGGGAVDPNSKDDGVNVNQLQAYGPKPGWNGSGAFTLGVSPLSGLELANVGATIMSGGVWCPPTPLAGVTDRDGKPVPVKEAACEQVVPEGLANTLAVGMSRDSQPGGTSFGAANGARWNRPVIGKTGTTQSNGAGSYLGATPQLAGAAMVFRPKGGSGGLCYSGPGNVSARGCENMWGGKTPAQTWFGAMSKILEGQEALPLPQPDPKYMGGGR is encoded by the coding sequence GTGCGCAAAACGGACGGTCTGCTGAAGCTCATTGGCCTTTGTGTGCTCGCGGGGGTGCTGGTCGCGGGGATGTTGTTCCCGGTGGCGGGCGCCGCGGGCGTGCTCTCCAACCAGGCGAGCGAGACCGTCGACAAGACATCTTCGGACCTTGCGGACATTCCGCCGCCGCTGGTGACGACGATCACGGACAACACCGGCAAGCAGATCGCGACGCTGTACAAGCAGTTCCGCATCCCCACCAACGAGACGCAGATCAACGACGCCATGAAGTGGGCGCTGATCTCGGTCGAGGACAAGCGCTTCTACGAGCACAACGGGGTGGACTGGAAGGGCACGCTGCGCGCGGCCGTCAGCAACAGCACCGGCGGGGACACACAGGGCGCCTCGACGCTGACGCAGCAGTACGTCAAGAACTACCTGATCAACGTCGTCTACCGGGACGACAAACCGGGCCAGAAGCGCGCACAGGAACAGTCGGTCGCCCGGAAGCTGAAAGAAGCCCGGATCGCGATCCAGCTCGAAACCAAGCTGAACAAGATGCAGATCCTGACCGGCTATCTGAACGTCGTCGAATTCTCACGCGAGATCTTCGGCGTCGGCGCCGCCGCGCAGGCGTACTTCAACACGCCCGTCGAAAAGCTCACGGTGCCGCAGGCCGCGCTGCTGGCCGGTCTGGTGAACAACCCGATCGTCAATGACCCGTGGAAGTACCCGGCGAAGGCGACCGAGCGCCGCAACCTGGTGCTGGACCGCATGGTCGACAACCAGAAACTCGCGAAGGCGGACGCGGAACGCTTCAAGCGCGAACCGCTCGGAGTCGTCGAAGGCGGTCCGCAGAAACCCGCTTCGAACTGCACCGGTGCCGGCACGGAAAACGGTTTCTTCTGCCAGTACGTCGAGGACTATCTCCTCAAGAACGGCATGACGAAGGACGATCTCTACACCGGCGGCTACCAGATCAAGACCACTTTGGACGAACGGGCGAACCACGAAGCCAAGATGTCGGCCGAGGCACAGGTCAAGAAGACGCAGGAAAACGTCGCGAACACGCTTTCGCTGGTGAAGCCGGGCAAGGACCGGCACGAAGTGGTGGCGCTGGCGGCGAACCGTGACTACGGGCTTCACGAAGAGCAGGGCCAGACGACCTTCGCGTTGCCTTCCGGCGTCTACAACACCGCGGGCGCGGGCTCGGCCTACAAGGTCTTCACCGCCGCCGCCGCGATGGAGGCGGGCGTGGCCGGGATCAACAGTTCTCTCCCGGTGCCCGACCTCTACGTCTCCAACGTGTACGCCGGTGGCCCGAAGAAATGCCCCGTGGCTCCCCGTCCCCCGGCCGGGCCGGGTGGCAACTGGTACTGCGTCGGCAACGCGGGCGACTACAACCCCGCCGGTGGGGCCATGTCGATGCAGCAGGCCTTGGCGACCTCGCCGAACACCGCGTTCGTGGCCCTGGAGGACCGGATCGGGAACACCGGGCCGGTCGTGGAGATGGCGCGCAAGCTCGGCATGCGCGACACCATGGCCAGCAACCGCGGCGGTGGCGCAGTCGACCCGAACTCCAAGGACGACGGCGTCAACGTCAACCAGCTCCAGGCGTACGGCCCGAAGCCGGGCTGGAACGGATCCGGTGCGTTCACCCTCGGCGTGAGCCCGCTGTCCGGACTGGAACTGGCGAACGTCGGCGCCACGATCATGAGCGGCGGCGTCTGGTGCCCGCCGACCCCGCTGGCCGGTGTCACCGACCGGGACGGCAAGCCGGTTCCCGTCAAGGAAGCCGCCTGTGAGCAGGTGGTTCCCGAAGGCCTCGCCAACACCCTCGCGGTCGGTATGAGCAGGGACAGTCAGCCGGGCGGAACGTCGTTCGGCGCCGCGAACGGCGCCAGGTGGAACCGGCCGGTGATCGGCAAGACCGGGACCACGCAGAGCAACGGTGCGGGCTCCTACCTTGGCGCGACTCCGCAGCTCGCAGGCGCGGCGATGGTGTTCCGCCCGAAGGGTGGAAGCGGTGGTCTCTGCTACTCCGGCCCGGGTAACGTGTCCGCTCGCGGCTGCGAAAACATGTGGGGTGGCAAGACGCCCGCGCAGACCTGGTTCGGGG
- a CDS encoding ArsA family ATPase — translation MSDILEIDKLIDDPESRVIVCCGSGGVGKTTTAAALALRAAERGRQTVVLTIDPARRLAQALGLRELGNHPKQVQVDGFEPKGELWAMMLDMRRTFDDMVRVHAGPERAEQLLQNPFYQTISTSFSGTQEYMAMEKLGQLAATDEWDLIIVDTPPSRSALDFLDAPTRLSSALDGRMIRLLTGPAKAGGWGLRKVVNAGFSMFAKAVSTIIGGQLLTDASAFMQAFDSMFGGFRERARKTSELLRSGGTSFLVVAAPEPDALREASYFVERLSEESMPLAGLVANRTHPVLAPLSGAEAVAAAEQLAKGETSAPLAEAVLRLHADRVALAERETRLLARFTRAHPEVPLVRVPALPSDVHDLEGLRDIGTRLSTQS, via the coding sequence ATGTCGGACATCCTGGAGATCGACAAGCTGATCGACGATCCGGAGAGCCGGGTCATCGTCTGCTGCGGGTCCGGCGGGGTCGGCAAGACGACCACCGCGGCGGCGCTGGCGTTGCGCGCGGCCGAACGCGGACGGCAGACCGTGGTGCTCACCATCGACCCGGCGCGGCGGCTGGCGCAGGCGCTCGGGCTGCGCGAGCTGGGCAACCACCCGAAACAGGTGCAGGTCGACGGCTTCGAACCCAAGGGCGAGCTCTGGGCGATGATGCTCGACATGCGCCGCACCTTCGACGACATGGTGCGTGTGCACGCCGGCCCAGAACGCGCCGAGCAGCTGCTGCAGAACCCCTTCTACCAGACCATTTCCACGTCGTTCTCCGGTACGCAGGAGTACATGGCGATGGAGAAGCTCGGGCAGCTCGCGGCCACCGACGAGTGGGATCTGATCATCGTCGACACGCCGCCGAGCCGGTCCGCGCTCGACTTCCTCGACGCGCCGACGCGGCTTTCCAGCGCGCTCGACGGCCGGATGATCCGGCTGCTCACCGGTCCGGCCAAGGCGGGCGGCTGGGGACTGCGCAAGGTCGTCAACGCTGGGTTCTCGATGTTCGCGAAGGCCGTCTCGACGATCATCGGCGGCCAGCTGCTGACCGACGCTTCGGCGTTCATGCAGGCCTTCGACAGCATGTTCGGCGGCTTCCGCGAACGCGCACGCAAGACCTCCGAGCTGCTGCGATCCGGCGGGACTTCGTTCCTGGTGGTGGCCGCGCCGGAGCCGGACGCGCTGCGCGAGGCGTCCTACTTCGTGGAGCGGCTTTCGGAGGAGAGCATGCCGCTGGCCGGGCTGGTCGCGAACCGGACGCATCCGGTGCTCGCCCCGCTGTCCGGCGCGGAGGCCGTCGCGGCCGCCGAACAGCTGGCGAAGGGCGAGACCAGCGCACCGCTGGCCGAAGCCGTCCTCCGCCTGCACGCGGACAGGGTCGCGCTGGCCGAACGAGAGACGCGGCTGCTCGCCAGGTTCACGCGGGCTCATCCCGAGGTCCCGCTGGTGCGGGTGCCCGCGCTCCCCAGTGACGTGCACGATCTCGAAGGCCTGCGCGACATCGGGACCAGGCTCTCCACCCAGTCCTGA
- a CDS encoding ArsA-related P-loop ATPase translates to MSTSLAGWTDELARARLHFVTGKGGTGKTTLAASLGLALAKGGRRVLLIEVEGRQGIAQLFDTEPLPYAEQRIAAVPGGGELRALHIDVEAALLEYFEMFYNLGFAGRTLRRMGAIEFATTLAPGLRDVLLTGKIKECVGRTESDGRHTYDAVVVDSPPTGRVVKFLDVTKALTDLAKTGPIRGQADGVVRLLHSGETAVHLVTLLEEMPVRETVEAVAELDGADLRPGAVLVNRVRPPRLPARSVTAAADGRVDASRVRAGLASAGLNLPESTLDALVEETVEHAVRVAAEQRAREQLSEADLPGLELPDLTDGVDVAALYDLAEALTEQGVR, encoded by the coding sequence GTGAGCACATCCCTTGCCGGCTGGACCGACGAACTCGCGAGAGCCAGGCTGCATTTCGTCACCGGCAAGGGTGGGACGGGCAAGACCACGCTCGCCGCCTCGCTGGGCCTCGCGCTCGCCAAGGGCGGGCGCCGCGTGCTGCTGATCGAGGTCGAGGGCCGCCAGGGCATCGCCCAGCTCTTCGACACCGAGCCGCTGCCGTACGCCGAGCAGCGCATCGCGGCCGTCCCCGGCGGCGGTGAGCTGCGCGCGCTGCACATCGACGTCGAGGCCGCGCTCCTCGAGTACTTCGAAATGTTCTACAACCTCGGCTTCGCGGGGCGGACGCTGCGGCGGATGGGCGCGATCGAGTTCGCCACGACGCTCGCGCCGGGGCTTCGCGACGTCCTGCTGACCGGGAAGATCAAGGAATGCGTCGGCCGGACCGAATCGGACGGCCGCCACACCTATGACGCCGTCGTCGTCGACTCGCCGCCCACCGGCCGGGTCGTGAAGTTCCTCGACGTCACCAAGGCGCTGACCGACCTCGCCAAAACCGGCCCGATCCGCGGCCAGGCCGACGGCGTCGTCCGGCTGCTGCACTCCGGTGAGACCGCCGTCCACCTGGTGACGCTGCTGGAAGAGATGCCGGTGCGGGAGACCGTCGAAGCGGTCGCCGAACTCGACGGCGCGGATCTGCGCCCCGGCGCGGTGCTGGTCAACCGGGTCCGCCCGCCGCGGCTGCCCGCTCGCTCGGTGACGGCCGCCGCGGACGGCCGTGTCGACGCCTCGCGCGTCCGCGCCGGGCTCGCGTCGGCCGGGCTGAACCTGCCCGAAAGCACCCTCGACGCGCTGGTCGAAGAGACCGTCGAGCACGCCGTCCGGGTCGCGGCCGAGCAACGTGCCCGCGAGCAGCTGTCCGAAGCGGACCTCCCGGGCCTCGAACTGCCGGATCTGACCGACGGGGTCGACGTCGCGGCGCTCTACGACCTCGCCGAAGCGCTGACCGAGCAGGGAGTGCGCTGA